From the genome of Pseudomonas migulae:
TTGTTCAAAAAGCGTCGGCCACGGGGCTTTTATCTGGACCTGATGGAAAACCCTTTGACGGAGATTCCGATGGTCATTGCCGGCTCCGATGATGCGCGCATCGTGGCGCGAACGCGCCTTTTCGTGACGGACCTCTCGGACGCCAACCGTCTCGCCTATCAGGACTACCGACGGTCGGTGGGGCTGAGCGCCACTCGGTCCTACTCGCCCGCTGCCGAACAGGCGATCAACCAATGGCCGATGTCTGACGACTCCCAGTGGTGGAGCAGCAGTGCGACCGGGCTGGGGACCTTCAGGCAGGAAGCCTGGCACGACTTGATGAGCGAGCCCGATTCCGTCGATTTCTTCACCTTGATCCAGAAGCAGACACGCTCGGCCGATTACCAGGCGGGCGGCGACTTGCGCCAGCAACTCAGTGATCGGGTGTGGCGAATGATCGAGGCCATGGACCTGGACAGTGACCTGCGCACAGAGCTGTTCGAGATGGCGACCTCCCCCACCACCTGCGCCGACGCCGGTGCCCAGGTTTTCAACCACATGGGGATCAAGGTACTCACTGCCGAGGCCTACTCTCTGTCCACGTCAACCGCCATGCTGGAAAACCGGTTGGTCGCCCTGGCGAAAGGTGCCGCTCGCCTGATGCGAGTCGATGACATCGCGCGCGCCGATTTTGCCAGCCGTCCCGGCACGCCCGATGAAGTAGAGGTGTACCTCGCCTATGAAACCGGCCTGGCTGAACGCCTCGGCTTGCCCTGGCAATCGAATGCGATGCTGCATCGAACGGTGGCCGATGTCAGCGCAGAAACCCTTGATGCCGCCTTCGAGACCGTGATGTCGATGGAGGACGGCGACGGACTGGTCAACGCCATGCTCAACCAGGGCTTCTGGGAGAAATACCTGCGTGAGACCTATCCAAACGAGTTCAAGCGCAACAGCCGCCAGTATCAGCGCAAAAACGAACAGCTGGATGAGCTGCGTGAAGCACAGCGGGCCTGGGCTGATTCCACAGGGTTGCTGTTCACGCAACGCCAGTTGATCAGACAGCGCTTGCTGGACCTTGCCCGGCAACTGAACGTGCAGGAAAACACCGTGCTCACGGGCGCGAACATGACCGATGCGGTGTACGAAGGATTACAAAACGACATCGGTTACGAGGAACAACAACTGAGCAGAAGGTTGACGCTCGAGGCCCTGCAACGGGCCGGACAGTAGTCGATCAATGACGTCCCTGAAGGTGCTTCGCGAGACACCTTCAGGGACGTGCATTCACACCTCCGAGTCCCAGATAACATTGACCCAGCCCGAATATTGCCGGGACCGCCGCGGCTGGATCATCTCCCCGACTTCGTCCTGGGGAATCTCGAAGTGCAGCGTGCCCGGTTTGCGGTCCACATAGATGCCTGGCTGAAACAGGTCGGTACCGCTGCCATCAATAAACAATCGGCGGCGATTGACGGCTTGCCCGTCAGCGTCGGTCAACCCATGGGGCAGGCTCACACTGATCAACAGCGGTACGGCATGACCGGACAGGGGCTCATACAAAGCGCAGGTCTTGCTGTCTTGTGAGTGCTGACATTCCACGTTCATCTTGAACCGTGAGCTGGCGGAAATATTGAACGTCTGGTCGCGGAACAGGCGCGTCGGCTTGCGCCCCTGGGTGAGCCAGGATTGCCAGCCACCCTGGGGGAGCAACTCCACGCGATCACCGCCCGGTGGCACTGCGACTTTCAACGTGTGCTGGACCTCCAGCTCAAAGTTCAAGAGCATCTCGGTATCGTTGGGAACCATGACATCACCCATATCGAAGTCGCCCCCGGGGCCAACGCGATAACTCAAGGCACCCGTATAGGAACCTGATGACATGCCCAGTGGATTTGGCGTTCGAAGTTCGTAGGCAAAATCCAGATAGTTGTAAGCCATTGCCGGAATGGGAAACAGGGTCGACTTGAGACAGGTACCTGCGACAGGCGTCCTCCAGAAAAAAGCGTAGGAGTAAGGGGAGTAGAATCCAACGCCACTGTACTCGCAGGGCGGGGGGGCATAGACCCAGCTCGACTGGGTCCACAATTTCTGGTGCGCTTCACTCTCCGGCGCACCTGTCAGATTGGTGGCCGTATGGCTTAGAGAGTACTGTGAGCCGAACCCTGCAATGCGTACCTCCACTTGCTCCGACTCTCCTGTATTGATGTTCCTCACCGTCAGGGAGCGCCACTGTGCCGGCACGCTAAAGATGGCATTACTGCGTGGCTCAGTGTCAGGCAGAAGCGGCCTTGTTGACTCGAATCTCAGGGGTAGCCGAATACTGAACATGTTCAGCCGATTACACTCGACCGGGTTGGACAGGCAATACCCACTGTTCGGTGTTTGATTGATGAATTTGTTGTCCATGGGCTTCGATGAATCCGGCCGGAACAGCGCCTTGATGTCCGTGGAAGCACACATTGCCGGTTCAATGCTCCCTGCAAGCAACACCATGACCCAGAGAAAACGGCTGGATTTTCTTGATATTTTTTTGAAGTTCATCGCCTCTCACTCAAGCCCCCGGCAATACCGCATTGAAGATCAAATTAATGCTGCCAAAATAGTTGCCGGGTTTGTAAACACCGTCGGCAGGTGGCATGGGAACAACTTCCAACAACACGCGTTGCCCCGTCGCCGCTTCGCTCAAAGAAACCACTTCCAGGTTTTCCAGCTCGTTCAATAACCGGCCGTTGAATAACACCTGCAAGGCAATGTCGTGGGCATTCGTCCCGTTGGACAAATACGCCCTGCCTTCAAGTCGCGCCTCGATAGAGCCGGCTTCATTCTTCACATCAAAATATTTTCGCAAGCCACCCAAGGTCGATGCTGTCAGGTTCCAGGGCAGTTGTTGTTCGCGGTGGATCCAGCCGGGGTCAGCGGGAATGACATAAAACGCCTGCGTCGGGATCGTTACGAATACATCGAACACATGGACTTCCCGAGCAGCAAACACCGACAGGCTGGCCCACGCGAACGCCGTAGCGACAAGCGCCCGTGAAAGTTTCTTGAACATGGCGTTATCCCTTCACATCAAGTTTTTTGCTTTTCTCGCCTTCCACCAGCGTGAAGTGGTACTGACGACCCGCCTGTTTCTCGAAGGTGAACGTTCGGCCCGCGAGAATGTGGTGTTTGGTGGTGGGTTGGCAGTCTTGTTCGTTCTTGATCGAGCAGTCGCGAAACTCATCGATCACCACCACGGTGTTGCCGTTGTTGCGGATCCGATAGGTGCCCGCGTCATGCTCGATTGCACTGTCGAAACGCGCGTCTTTGGGCCGGACAAAAAACACCGCGCCATAACCGGCCAACACGGTGACCCCGGCAGACAACTCTTTTTTGTAGTCTTCGCGCTCTTCACCGGAGAGGGCGAATTCGTCCTCTTTCTCTGGCACCACGGGCACGAAGCGCACGCGGAAATAGCGCTCTTTGTCACGCTCGCCCATGAACAAAAGACGCGTGCCCTGCATGCCATTGGCCGGCACGATCAACCGCGCCGGGCTGGCCATCAGGCCATCGCGGGAATTGCCGTCGGCGTGGGTCTTGAGCGGCACTTCCTGCGATGTGCCATCGGCGTTGTAAAGAATCTCGAGGATGTTGACCTTGACGAACGCGGTGCTGTCGCCGCCATTGAACACGCGTTTCAAGTAGGTACTTTTGTCCCCGTCCAGATAGTCATATACGGTGCCGATATTGATGCTTGGAGCGGCGTGGGCCACCTGGGCGAGCAGACAAAAACCAACAGTTGCCAACAGACGTTTCATCGTCCTGTACCTCGTTGAATGGATGTGCAGTTGCGCAAAGTCTTAAACTTCGGAGTCCCAGATAATCGTGACCTGGGCTGAGAATTGTTTGGGCTGCCCCGGTTGGATCATTGCAGCCACGTGATGCGGTAACACTTCAAAGTGCAATGTTCCCGGTTTGCGATCGACATAGAACCCCGGCTGAAAAACTGGCTGTTCATTCGTACTTAACAAACGACGGTCGACGGTTTGCCCGCTGGCGTCGGTCAAACCGTGGGGCAGACTTACGCTGGTGAGCAATTGCACGCGTATCCCATCGCTCAATTGGCAGTTACCACTCGCCGCCGGAGAACACTCCAACTTCATTTTGAAACGCGAACTCGCGGAAATATTGAAAGTCTGGTCCTTGAACAGACGCGTCGGTTTTCGACCTTGTTGCAACCAACTCTGCCAGCCGCCCAAAGGCTCTAATTCAACGCGATTTCCACCGGGGGGAACTTCAACTTTGAGGGTATGATCAACCCGCAACTTGAAATCAAGCGTGACGATGGATTCGTCGGTCAACATGACGTCCCCCATGTCGAAATCCTGGTGGGGACCGAGGGTGTAATTCATGCTGCCGGAATAGGTTCCACTCGACATTGCCAATGGGTTGGGGGTGCGCATTTCATAGGCGAAATCAAGGTAGTCATATCTGAATTCTGGAATCAGGTACTTGGCCTTTTTTGCGCATACAGTGTCGGCAGGTACCAGCCAAAATGCCGCGTAGTGAAAGAGTCCCCAATCGGCCGAACCGCTATACCCACAACCTGGCGGTGGATACGACCAATAGCTTCCTTCCCATAACATTCCGTGTGCGTCTGTCCAGTCCACACCGCCCCCTACCAGCTCCGATACGGATTGCTTGGTGAACCACAGCACGCCGATGCCGGCAATTCGAATTTCGACGGTTTCGGCTTCCCCGGTTTGCTCATTGACGACCTGCAGGGACCGCCAGCTGGAGGGCACCTTGAACATCGCCCCCTTGCGCGGATCGGTATGGTTGCCTGGAATCGGCGCATTGGAGTTGAACTTGATCGGCAGTTGCAGGCTGAATATGTTCTGCTGTTCACATCCGATGGGGTACCTCAAGCAGTAACCCTCACTCGGCGTGGTGTTCTTGAACTTGTTCTCATGGGGTTTTGTCGGGTCGGGCCGAAAGGTTGCGCTGACGTCCTTGACGATCGCGTTCGCCATCCCCGAAAAGCCCAGCATCACGCCCGTCAACAACGAACCAACGGCCACCTGGATGAATCTGTCTGTCTTGCTCACGTTGTCGTTACCCACGTCGTTAACCCGCCGTCCCGGTTCTGAATGTCGCATCCGCGAGGCTGTCCGGCGTGCAGCGCAAATCGCCGATCATCAACACATTGTTTTCTGTTTTCCCAAGGCTCGGGTCCAGGCGGAACTGGCACAGCAACTGGTTGCCGTGGCGCACTTCCAGGGTCGGTGAGCCCGCGTTCATTTCCATGGAGAAAAACCCGTCCACTTCACTCACGCCACGACTGGCGTGGTTGATGATGTGGTGGCCCTTGAGCGGGTTGCCCTGAGGGTCGATCAAGCGACCGAGTACGGTGAGGGTTTTCATCACGCGGACCTGGCGATACTCCACGCCGCCCTTGTTCAGGTGATAGCTCGAACGTGCGGGCTGAATGGTTGCGGCGGGCACGTGAACGCCCTCGAAATCGAAGCTCACCGAACTGCTTTTGTAGGCAGTGATCGGCACGAAATTACGCCCCGGCCGCAGCACCGCACTGCCGCCACTGAGGTCGTCGGCACGCAGGGCGATGCCCTCGATATCGGATTCGACGTCGATGATCATGCCGGCGCCATTGCGGTGGTACTGGCTGGTCATGACCATTTTTTGTCCACCAACGGCCACGGTGCTGTCCAGGTTCAGGCCACCGGTGAGGTCGTTGTTGTAAGACGAGCGCTGAATGAAACCGTCGCCGTTGACCACGTCCGAAGACATCGTCGCCATTGCGCTCAAACCGAGGCCGTAGGTATCGGTGATGGCCGTCGCCGAAACGCTCTGCAGCAGGTGATCCTGCAAGTCCTTGCGATAGGTGACCGAGGCATTGTTGTCCCGACCGCCATCGCGGTCGGTGCGCGTTCCGATACTGCCGGAGATCTGCTCACCCGGCCCGCCCAAGGCCAGGGTAAGGCTCAAGTCGACACCACGATTTCTATCGTCACCCGAACTGAAACTGCCCGGCCGATCGAACAGTGATAACCGCCAGTTGGCATCGCTGCCGAACAGGCGCGTGCGCTGGGTCCAGCCGAGGTCCACGCCGGTGCCTTCGGTGTTGCCTTCACTGTGGGAGACCCGGGCGTTGAGCGAATTTTTACTGTCGAGCCGATGATTCACCGACAGCGACGAGTTGCTGGTCTGGCCGACAAACACGTTGCGCTGCCGCACCCGCGTACCATCGGGCAAGGTGTCGTAGAGTCGAGTGGTGTCGAGCCAGCTGCGGTTGTGGCTGGCGACGATGCTGCCGCTGCCATAGGACCAGAGCCCCTGCACATCGAGGCCGGTGCCGTAGTCTTCGGTCTGGTACACGTTGGCAAAGAGATTGGCATTGTTGGCGATCGCCCAATCGACCGACGTGCCGTATTGCAACGTGTCGCGCACCTGTCGCCCGCTCAGCCCCAGGATCACCCGCGGGTGCAGCAGAAAGTTGAAGGCCGCGCCGGCGGTCATGTCGCCATCGTCCTGCTCGTCCCAGTTACTGAGCACTTTGGACTCACGGCCGGCAAACAGGTTGTAGCGCCAGCGCTCGTCGTGATTGCGCCAATTGTTGGGTTTGTAGATCAGCTCCTGGGTACTGGAGGTGATCTGGCCGTCCTCGATCAGGCGCACTTCCACTTCATAAATGCCGCCCGGTAGCGGTCGGGTATCGAGGGTCTGCAATCCGGCCGGTACGGCTTGCGTGTTGATCAACAAGCCGTCGCGGTAGATTTCCACCGAGCCCTGGCGATTGGCGGTGACGTAGACCGGATAGACCGCCGGTTTCGGGTTGTTGATCGCCAGGCTGTCGGAGCTGCCATACATGACGCCCACCGCCGTGTCGGGGCTGGCGCCAAAGGTACGCGGTTGTCGGGTCAGCCCTTCGGATGAAGGCGTGAAAAGGCCCAGGCGCAGGAAGTTGCCCTCCAGTTCGCGCTGGGTAAAAAGCTCATTGACCGAGTGATAGAGCTGATTATCAACGCCACCCAGTCGAGACAACTGAACGTTCACCGCTTGAGTCCAGTTGCCCAGGCTGCTGCTGGCCTCAAGACCATAGCGTCCACCCAGATCCTGGTTCTGGCCACCGTTGAGGTTCAGTTGATTGCGCACGATCAACCCGGTACTGCCGCCTTCGGGGAGTGCGTAGTAACGCTGCGCCTGGCCGTCACGCTCAGCGTTTTCGGTCAGGATCGAAACCAGCGAGTTTTCCAGGCTGTAGTGCACGGCCAGGAGTTGTTCCGGGCACCTGGCCTGACAACCGCCCAGCGCTACGCCTTGCTTCAGATAGCTCGACCAGGTGTCGCGCTCACTGGCCTTGATGGCGCTGTCGCTGACATCAGTGAAGTCAACGAGGGTGATGCGATCGTCGCGGGTTAACACCACCATCGCCTCACCGAGTAACTGTTGATCAAGTTCCACACGAACGGCCAGCGGCACATCAAAGAAGTGCTCTTCAAACTCACTTGGCAAGCCCTTGGCCTGCGCCAGCAAACTTCGAGGTGTCTGGCCGTTATTCATGGGCGCAGCCAGGGCGTTTGCACAAAAACATAGGGCAAGCGCCGTCGCGATGGGCGTCATCGGGAACATGAACGGAATACTCTGAAGATAAATGCATTGAAACCCGATCGACGGACAGAAGTTACCCGTCGACCGGTATTTGTTATCAAATAAGGACGATGCCCTGGTTAATAACCGTATTACTGGCTGATGCGAGGAATGGCGTCGAAGACCACCACTGGATTGGCGGTGTACAGGCCGACTTGAGCAGCACCCGGCTTGGCCGCAGCAATACGCAACTCCGCACGCATCCCGCCATTGGACTCGGTGTCACCCACCACTTCCTGAGAAGCGCCGGTCAGTGTTACGCCGTTGAAGGTGTAGGTCAGTGGGATGTTTTGCGCCGGATTGCCATTGAACAACGCTTGCGGGCCGCCTTCGACGTAAGCACCTACCGCGCCGTTGGTGTGCTGGACGTCGAACATGCCGGCCACTTCGGTCAAGGTACCGCTGCCCAGCACATACTGCATTTTTTCGTCTTTACCAAAATCCTTGTCCACTGGCTGGGCATGGAACACCTTGCTCGGAATATCGGCGGTGATATTGATCGAGGTGCGCGCTTCTTCCGCGGCGAACGCCAACGAAGTGCTCAGTGCCAGGAAGGTCATCGGGATGGCGATTGCAAACTTCTTGAACATTATCTAGTACCTGTAGTTTTCCAAAGATTGGTCGGCAGAAAGTTATTAACCAGCCTTGCCAATACCGAAGTAGTGGCGTTTTGATCTAACTTTCAACGCCGAGAGATGATCGGTCAATTCATTGAAAAAGTAAGTACGAGAGTTCCGAAGCACGTGTAGTTAAAACGGCCCGCAACCATGGCGAAAAATTCGTTAATAACAGCATTTCAACTGTTCATCCTTCGGATTGATACTACAGACAGTATTCTCCAGAAAAACACACAGATAGAACACTGATAGATGCTGTAAGACCAATACTACATATATCTAATAATGATTATCGATGTACATCAAAACAACATAACTTAGTTCAATTACTCTAATTTCGCAGTCTTTTCTCTGGCCCATCAGATCGACTGATGCCGGGAGCGACCATTCATCCAGCGAGCTTGCATTCACCATAAGATATATCTTAAGTTGTATCTAAACACGACAGAGAGAAGGAAAAAATGAGAGACCATCATTCCCCCCACCGCGAACACGGTGACGGCCGCGACGGCTTCGAGAAACGCCCCGGTCGCGAACGCGGCGGTCGCGGCCCCCGGGTGTTCGCCCCCGGCGATCTGAAATTACTGCTGCTGGCGCTCATCGCCGAACAGCCCTGCCATGGCTACGACTTGATCCGCCAGATCGAAGGCATGTTCGACGGGGCGTACAGCCCGAGCCCCGGCGTGATTTACCCGACCCTGACCTTTCTGGAAGAAAGCGAAATGATTCAGGGTGACGCCGAAGGTGGGAAAAAGCGCTATAGCGTTACGGACACCGGGCGCCTGTCATTGAGCGATCAAGCGATTGCCCTGGACGGCGTGCGGATGCGCATCGATGTCAGCAAACGCTCCTTGCGCGGCCATGATCGTCCGGCCGAGATCCACGAAGCGGTGCACAACTTGCGTCATGCGCTGCAGCTGCACCATGGCCGCTGGAGCGCGGAAGAAATCATCCGGGTCGCCGCGCTGCTCAACGACACCGCCAAGGCCATCGTCGATGGCCCGCTCGCACAACCCGTTCAGGAGAAAGCCGAATGACTGAAGTGATTGCGCAATCCATTCACCGCGTCATGCATGAAATCAAACGTCGTCGCCTGGAAGTCTTGCGCGTGGTCGACCTGACCCCGCGTATGCGCCGGATCACGCTGGGCGGCCCTGAACTGAAAGGCTTTATCAGCCTCGGCAGCGACGACCACGTCAAACTGCTGTTTCCGCAAAACGCAGCAGAACAGGCAGCGCTGGAAACCCTGGTGCTCGGCGCCGGCAAAGACAGCGGCCCGATGCCGGCGATGCGTGACTACACGCCGCGTCGCTACGACCTTGATGCGCTGGAGCTGGACATCGACTTCGTGTTGCACGGCGATGGCCCTGCCTCGACCTGGGCCGAGCAGGCCAGGCCGGGACAGTTCCTGCACATCGGCGGGCCACGGGGTTCGATGATCGTGCCGGACATGTTCGACAGCTATCTGTTGATCGGCGACGAGACGGCGATCCCCGCCATCGCTCGACGCCTGGAAGGTCTGGCAGCCAATCGCCGGGCGCTGGTGATCATCGAAGTGGAAAACGGCGCGGAGCAACAGCGACTGGAAAGCCCGGCGCAGGTCGATGTGATTTGGGTTTTGCGCGAGGGTGGCCGTAACAACCTGCTGACCACGGTGAAGCAGTTGCAGATGCCCGGCGGCAATTTGTACGCCTGGGTGGCGACCGAGACCAAGGTGTCGCGGCAGATTCGCCGGGTGCTGCTGGATGAGCATGGGCTGAACGATCAGTTCGTCAAAGCCGTGGGTTATTGGCGGCTGGATGACAGCGACGAGGAATAACCGCACACGTGTGGCGGACTCATCTGTCTGTGAATAACGATTCTCTGTGGCGAGGGGATTTATCCCCGTTGCGTTGCGAAGCGACGCCAAAATCTCTGCAATCGGGTTTTGGCGGACGGATCTCGAATGAAGTTTTGGGGCTGCTTCGCAGCAACGGGGATAAATCCCCTCGCCACAGTGGA
Proteins encoded in this window:
- a CDS encoding CS1 type fimbrial major subunit, with amino-acid sequence MFKKLSRALVATAFAWASLSVFAAREVHVFDVFVTIPTQAFYVIPADPGWIHREQQLPWNLTASTLGGLRKYFDVKNEAGSIEARLEGRAYLSNGTNAHDIALQVLFNGRLLNELENLEVVSLSEAATGQRVLLEVVPMPPADGVYKPGNYFGSINLIFNAVLPGA
- a CDS encoding molecular chaperone, which translates into the protein MKRLLATVGFCLLAQVAHAAPSINIGTVYDYLDGDKSTYLKRVFNGGDSTAFVKVNILEILYNADGTSQEVPLKTHADGNSRDGLMASPARLIVPANGMQGTRLLFMGERDKERYFRVRFVPVVPEKEDEFALSGEEREDYKKELSAGVTVLAGYGAVFFVRPKDARFDSAIEHDAGTYRIRNNGNTVVVIDEFRDCSIKNEQDCQPTTKHHILAGRTFTFEKQAGRQYHFTLVEGEKSKKLDVKG
- a CDS encoding TcfC E-set like domain-containing protein, which encodes MFPMTPIATALALCFCANALAAPMNNGQTPRSLLAQAKGLPSEFEEHFFDVPLAVRVELDQQLLGEAMVVLTRDDRITLVDFTDVSDSAIKASERDTWSSYLKQGVALGGCQARCPEQLLAVHYSLENSLVSILTENAERDGQAQRYYALPEGGSTGLIVRNQLNLNGGQNQDLGGRYGLEASSSLGNWTQAVNVQLSRLGGVDNQLYHSVNELFTQRELEGNFLRLGLFTPSSEGLTRQPRTFGASPDTAVGVMYGSSDSLAINNPKPAVYPVYVTANRQGSVEIYRDGLLINTQAVPAGLQTLDTRPLPGGIYEVEVRLIEDGQITSSTQELIYKPNNWRNHDERWRYNLFAGRESKVLSNWDEQDDGDMTAGAAFNFLLHPRVILGLSGRQVRDTLQYGTSVDWAIANNANLFANVYQTEDYGTGLDVQGLWSYGSGSIVASHNRSWLDTTRLYDTLPDGTRVRQRNVFVGQTSNSSLSVNHRLDSKNSLNARVSHSEGNTEGTGVDLGWTQRTRLFGSDANWRLSLFDRPGSFSSGDDRNRGVDLSLTLALGGPGEQISGSIGTRTDRDGGRDNNASVTYRKDLQDHLLQSVSATAITDTYGLGLSAMATMSSDVVNGDGFIQRSSYNNDLTGGLNLDSTVAVGGQKMVMTSQYHRNGAGMIIDVESDIEGIALRADDLSGGSAVLRPGRNFVPITAYKSSSVSFDFEGVHVPAATIQPARSSYHLNKGGVEYRQVRVMKTLTVLGRLIDPQGNPLKGHHIINHASRGVSEVDGFFSMEMNAGSPTLEVRHGNQLLCQFRLDPSLGKTENNVLMIGDLRCTPDSLADATFRTGTAG
- a CDS encoding CS1 type fimbrial major subunit; the protein is MFKKFAIAIPMTFLALSTSLAFAAEEARTSINITADIPSKVFHAQPVDKDFGKDEKMQYVLGSGTLTEVAGMFDVQHTNGAVGAYVEGGPQALFNGNPAQNIPLTYTFNGVTLTGASQEVVGDTESNGGMRAELRIAAAKPGAAQVGLYTANPVVVFDAIPRISQ
- a CDS encoding PadR family transcriptional regulator; the protein is MRDHHSPHREHGDGRDGFEKRPGRERGGRGPRVFAPGDLKLLLLALIAEQPCHGYDLIRQIEGMFDGAYSPSPGVIYPTLTFLEESEMIQGDAEGGKKRYSVTDTGRLSLSDQAIALDGVRMRIDVSKRSLRGHDRPAEIHEAVHNLRHALQLHHGRWSAEEIIRVAALLNDTAKAIVDGPLAQPVQEKAE
- a CDS encoding siderophore-interacting protein, with the translated sequence MTEVIAQSIHRVMHEIKRRRLEVLRVVDLTPRMRRITLGGPELKGFISLGSDDHVKLLFPQNAAEQAALETLVLGAGKDSGPMPAMRDYTPRRYDLDALELDIDFVLHGDGPASTWAEQARPGQFLHIGGPRGSMIVPDMFDSYLLIGDETAIPAIARRLEGLAANRRALVIIEVENGAEQQRLESPAQVDVIWVLREGGRNNLLTTVKQLQMPGGNLYAWVATETKVSRQIRRVLLDEHGLNDQFVKAVGYWRLDDSDEE